The following nucleotide sequence is from Pithys albifrons albifrons isolate INPA30051 chromosome 2, PitAlb_v1, whole genome shotgun sequence.
TGGAGTGCTCTGCTAATGGAAGATAAATGGCTTTTTGCAGGAAGGGGCAAAGGAGTGTGGAAATCAGCTGCTTCAAATGGAGTTATCCCTACTCtacatggacctgctggaggCTGAAGGCCAGGCCAGTTTCCTCAAACACTGTGGCAGTGAATAAATAATAGCAGAAATGTGCAGACAATTAGCTGAATCTCTTTTTTCCCATGGAGCCTTGGCATGTTAGTcaaggcatttttttcttatgcatACAGAAAAGGGAGAACTTTGTAGCCTGCTACACAGCTGTAGGCAGGTTCATTGTGAGGGATTTCCCCTCTCAATTCCTATAGTCTACATCTGCATTTTGTTAATTGGAAGAGTGAGAAATGCCTCTTAAACAGAATTGAAGAATACTAGGAAAATATTGCAGCTATGGGGCAGCAAACTGCTGCTCCCACAAGGACAGCTACTGTTGAACTGTCACATGCCTCACAGTACTTGCAGTCGGCAACAGTATCATGCACATATCCCTTACCATGAAACGTGGGAAGCACAAGGTTTGCAAACGTGTATTCAACTTCAAACCTCAGTGCCCAGGAGAGATTTGTCTCAAAAGCATCATTTGAGTGTGTGAACTCAAGGTGAGAAATAGTAAGAGAAAGTTATGCTGCTTCTGTAATGAAAGACAAACAGCATGGGCTTAAGCACCTTTTAGAGTTTACCTGCAGGGTCATGAAGAGGTTCCTGTGACAAAAACAAGAGGCAGGGTCCTCTGAGCCATTTCCATCGGAATACAGACATTGGGTGTACAGAAAGAACAGTCTCTCCTaataaaaacacttcaaaaggCAGAGCACTGTGACCAGGCACAGGAAGGGAGCAAGAAGCAGGACAGCAATATCCTCAGAGCTCTTCAGAGAAGAGACAATCTTAACTTTTCTGCCACATTCCTGAGCATCTTCTAAAACCTAGGTTCAACCAGGACACACTCTGCCAGTCACAGAGAACTGAGACTCACACGGAACACTCTACCCGCCCTAAAACCCTCTACGTGAATCTTGCAACacattttacatatttatattttccagCACTGAGCAATGTTTGCCCTACATTTCTTCTCTTACACTGCAAACAAATGCATGTCCTCACTCTACCTATCTCCCTGTGGGAATGGTTTTCTGAACtagatgctgctgcttcagtaGCACAAGGCCCTTAACAGGCAGGTATCTCAGCAGGGCTCCAGTCAGCCTCCTCTCCTCTGGCCCCAAGTCACTCAGTGTCGCTTCCATGCTGACTGTCTTCCTAACAGTGAGCATGGCTGTCTAAAATGCTTGCTTGTTCAGAAAGTTCAGAGCCTCGGCATAAACTTAGAAGAATAAGTTCTCGACAAATTAGCTTCTCAGCAAAATCCTTACATCCcaacagggagctgggagtatTTGCTGCCAGTTGCTAAAGGTATATTCCAAAAGCATGAGGAATGCAAAGTCCACGTCCTGAACCTCCCTTATCTCCATGTCCCATAACTTCGTAAAACTGGCAGAAGACTCAACTctctggaaatgcagaaaatactcattttacagtcttattttccactttttacACATGCAAGAAGCCTGTTGAGAAAGAATTTGGAGTTAACAAAATTCATTCTATGACTGGAAAATGACAAATGAGAATAGGTTAAGCACAGTTTTATGCTATCTTCCTTGGGTTTTTTATCCcatatatgcaaaaaaaaatataaatttaaaaggAATATAAGCATTTCAAGCAAATAAGatagtgtttttaaaaatttctctaATCAAATTTGTCAATAATTTAAGAGGGTACTTTCTGGAAGCATAATATAGCATTTTTTAGAGGTATGCAATTTCAAGGcaagctttttttatttcttcaagttATTGAAAATGTTTACTTTCCACTGCTTTAATTTGTATCTTGCAGACTTCTTTCTGCCACTGAACAGTTCAGAAACACAGAGGTGAGGTTCTTTCTTTACTATTCAATTAGGTAAATAAATCCTTGCTGCTTGAAAGATTCTCTAAAGAATAGCAGGTAGATATATTATGTAAGATTTTTTCAATCTTGTAACAGCCCTCATCTAGAATACACAcatacagttttaaaagaacattGATTACAGTATCCACCAAGTGCTAAAAtaagttgtttggttttaaaggagtaagaaaaacatttaaaaaacctaaaaatttTATTCTAACATAACATGAAAAGATTAAGAATTATACCTAACAGTACTAGCTATGATGAAAGTATAGCTGTCTGTTAAAAAACTGACTACTGATTGAAGCTCACAATTTCAACCTCTATCAATTGCTTTCTTGGGTGACTCATCAAATCAGTGTTACCTAAAAAGTCAATATTGAGAAACTAGGTAAACCAATAAATACTCCTTTCAGTCACACAATTGCTACCACTCTTGAGAACACAGTCAAGCGTTTTATTGTTTATACTTTTTCATTTACACATAAGAGAAACAATCGATGCAGTTCTATCACAGCAGGTGGACCATATCCTGAAACTCCGCTGAGTATGTGTAGACTTGTCTTAAGGTCCAAtcaggaggaaggggaaaaaaaaaagaaaatgggagaaggaggaaggcaaGAAATTTCACTAACATCAGTTAATTCATGATTCATGGGTATTTATTTTGCAGGTGAAATTGCTCTTCTGAAAGGGCAAACTGCTTCACttctttacaaaatacactAAATAATGTAAGTATTTAGAGAATTATAAATTTTGCAGTGGTTCATGCGGTAAGGGTGTGCAACCgacagaaaatggaaacatgGTTACAACATCAAACTGCTACTTTTATTCCCAGCTGGTTTATGGGAAAGGTCACAGGACTTCTTGATTTCTGCTCCTGAGTTATGGAGCAGAAGCAAGAAGTCTTTACTTTATAAAGGCAACTATGAGGACAGACTACAGATATGCAGTGCAGTTGAACAGGTCTACAACTCTTGTTTCTAGAGCATTTGCTATCgttttgaaatacaaatataaCTTTTGCACACTGTCACTTCTCTCACATGTTCAGCTGAAGGAGTCATTTACAGAAATTACTGCAATGCTcctattttaaaagctgcttttttctcctcttggcCTCCTAAGTCACGGGAGCAACTCTTTctactgaaagaaataaattacagGTGTGCAGAAGTACAACTATGCTACCAACACGGACAGAGACAACTGTGCTCTTGTGCACACCCCTACAACCGGTCGGAGAACAAATTAAGAAGTTAAGCCTGCAAAATAAATGGAGTTTACTCtcaaacttttttcttcattccagATGAATTATAGACCTTGATTCGAGGCTGCCCTCTTTTTTTGCAACTGATCTGCGTGCCTATTGGAACAGCATCTCTGCCAGAGTCATTACACTGAAACGCAGAGCTGAGCAGTTTGGTGGCAGTATGTATTGACGTTTTTGCAGCATCATGAATCTGGCAACTGGGCTTGGGGAAGTTTCAAGCAGTGGGTCTTTACAATAGCAACTTGATTCTGCagacaaaaagcaaaagatTGGCAAAATTATTAAAGTGTCACAATAAAGGCATGTATGCATTTTGCAGAACGTGGCGCCGAGTTTAACGACGAGCTGGCGGCCACTGCTATCAGCGGCGCAGAAAGGCAGAGTCCCTCCGTGTGTGAAGAGACACAGCGAGATATCCAGCATCTCGCGGGGGCTAAGGGGCAGCTTTCCCCCCGGGACGCCTGCTCCTTGCCGGATCCGCTCCCGCAGGAGCAGACGGGGCCGTGAGGAGGCCGGAAAGTAGGGCTCGACTTCGCCAGAAGCCTTGGTCTGGGGTCTGTACTAACTCCCTTCCTcgaaggaaagaaaaaaaaaaaaggacaacaaaaaccccaccaaaacagaaaatgccACGCCGCTGGCACCGGGGCTGCACTGGCTGCCAGCCAAGGGAGCAGCACCTCCCGCTGCCCAGCGGTGCTCGCACCTGCCGATGAGTGCCGGGAGGCGGCACCGGGAACGCCGCCGCGGCCGCGGGCAACGGCCCGGCCCCTGCCCTCTGCGGGGAGCTCCGCTGCGGGCTCGAAAAGCAAGTGCCGTTTAGCACTAATTGGCCAAACCATGGGCATTAGCATGCGAAATGGCGGCAGACTGGTTTAAAAGGAGGAGTAAAAAGCAGACTGCCGTTGAGTCACTCCCTGTGAGCTGGAGAGGGGGCACACACaacgcacacacacactgtaaaATGTCAGGAGCATGCAGCATCCCCGCTGCTCGCCGCCACCTGCGAAGGGCCTGAACACCAGCAATTTGTGAAGTCGCATCCCCTCTCCCCCCGCTTCCcggcccccccagcccctcgcGTCCCGAGCACCTCCGGGGAGGGGGCGACGGAGCGCAGACCTACCTGTGGCGCCGGGCGCGGGCGTGCATGGGGACTGCCCCGGAGAACACATCGCATTCAACATTTCAGCCTGTGCATCGGAAACGTATGAGTTTGTGGAAAGCTTGTTTGAAGTCTTCGTTAGACATTGTATAGATGACGGGGTTGATAAGGGAGTTGAGATATCCAAGCCACGTGAAAAAGTCAAAGATGGCCATGTGGAACCAGCAAGCGTCCTTGCAAATAGGCAACACCAGGCTGATGATGAAAAAGGGCAGCCAACAGACGATGAAGGCTCCTAAAATAATCCCTAAAGTCTTTGTAGCTTTCCGCTCTCTAGCGGCCGTTAGCTTCTTTTTCTCCAGCAGGGCGTCTGAGACCTTCACCTTCACCTGGTTCATGTACACGGGGGAGCCCGTTTCGCTGGATCCCTCGGGAGCCTTGGAGTTTATGGACGTGACGGAGGAGGTCGACCCCGGGGAGTCTGTGATTAACTGAGCCCGCGTTAGTCTTTTACCTGCTTTCTTTGGCGTCTGCTTCAAAATCCGCGACCTGGCTTCCACGTAGATCCTCCCGTAGAGAGCTATCAGCAGCAGAGTGGGGAAGTAAAAGGCTCCTACCGTGGAGTACACGGTGTAGAGGACGTGGTCCGTGTTCACCACACAGTGAGAGACTTCCTCAGCCTTCGCCTGCCGCCAAAACAAAGGGGGCATGGAGATGCAGATGGAGAAGATCCATACCAGTGCGATCATGCCCGCTGCCCGCTTGGGAGTCCGTTTCGTGGAGTACTCGACGGCGTCAGTGATGGCCCAGTAGCGGTCCAGGGCGATGACACAGAGGTGCAGGATGGACGCCGTGCAACAGGTGATGTCCGAGGACAGCCAGATATCGCAGACAATCTGACCCAGCTTCCACTTGCCGGTCACAGTGTACACGGTGCTGATGGGCATGACGAGAATGGAGACGAGGAGGTCGGTGACGGCCAACGAGGCGATCAGATAGTTGGCCGGCGTGTGGAGTTTCCTCGTCTGGTAGACCGTGGCGATGACAAAGGCGTTGGAGAGCACCGTGGCCAGGGTGAGCAGCGCCAGGACGACGGCGAGCACGATCTTCCCGGAGAGCGGGGTGGCATCTTGGTAGATCACTTCCTCGGCGCTACAGTTTTGGTAAGAGCCGTTGGCGGGGACCAGCTGCGCCCGGCAGGGGCCGGCCGGCTCCATCCCTCCGCGGCCGCCGCCCCCGCAGACGGCGGGACTCGGCGCGGCACGGCGGGGCCGCTACCCCGGCAGGACCCCGTCGGCGCCGGGGGAGGGCTGCAGCATCCCCGCGCCGGCACCACCTCCCGCCCGCTTGCCCGCCCTTCCGGGAGCACCGAGCGGGCTCCGCGGAGGCTCACTCGCCACGGGCGAGGGAGCAGGGCAAAGCGGGGGCCAGGCGTGCCCGCTCGCCCCGCCAGCTCATCGCCCCGCCGCCTGCCCGCGGAGCGCGGCGAGCCCCGGACATGGGGCTCCCGCCCCGGCCACTCCTAAGCGCAGCCCGGCCGCCCGCGGCTCCACACCGAGTCTCGACGGGCGCAGCGGCGGCGCCGCATGCCCGCGGGCGGCGGCCTCGCCCCTGGGCTGCGGGCGCGAcggcgcggcggcgggggcTGCGAGGGCAGCGGAGCCGCCCCGCCGGGCCGTGCCTTCACACGCAGCCCGCCGCAGCAAGTTTGCAGCCGCCGCCGCGGGTACGGGAGGAGCAGAAgtaggaggaggaagaggagggtcCGCGGGAGGCAGGGGGGGAGACCACCTCCCATTGCGCCCCGCCGCAGGCCATGCTGTCGGGGTCCAGCCTCCGCCCACCACCGGCAGCCGCGGACAGAGGCCGGTGTGAGGGAACGGCGAGCAGCCGCCGCCCCTTATATAGCGGCCGGCGCGGCTCCGCGGCACCGAGCAACCGGTGCCTCTCCCGGGCGGGCTGTCCGCCTGTCCGCGGAGGAGGAGCTGCTACCGCCTCCCTCGGCCCTCCCTCCCGCACTCACTAGCCGTCCGGCCGGAGGGGCCCGCCCCGTCCCGCGCACCGCCCCACCGCTGTCCCccgcccctgtccctgcaggcgTCGGGAGGAGCTCGGACTCGCTTCCCGCCCCAGCGAGGGGGCAGCCTTTCTTCCCGCCTAAGGCGCGGTGTTACCGTGTCGGGTTTTGCCTGTCATCCCTGGTCCTACGGTTTTCCCCATCCCGTCTTGAACCGTGCCCGCTACGCCGCGAGGCTGGGTGATGGCAGgctccccacagagcccgcGGGCTGTAGCGCCCGCCACCTTGTCCCTCGGCGGCGTTGCAGGTGCCGCTCGGTGCCGGAGCTGGGCGTGCGGGAAGGTTAGGGGGGACCAAGACGGTGCGGGACGGGCGCAGCCGGAGCGGACAGACAGATCGGAGCCGCCCGCCCTGCCCGGTGGGCGAGGGGCTGCGCAGCGCGGCCAGTCCCGCTACTGCGGTGCGTGTGCCACCGCATCACGCGCCTGTTTTATAGTAATCCTGTGTCTTCTGAGCTCTGGCTATTCCTCGCGCcgcaccccccccccccacctccgctccctttttaaaaaatatttgacttGGGCTTGTAAGTGTTCATGCGGTTGAGCACCCCTGACGTGCCCCGCAGGCTCTTCCAGCGCTCGGGAGGcgagggcaggaggagcaccGGGAGCACACGTTTGTCCAGGTCCCGCAGCTCCTGCCAGCGTTTGTTCTCCGCAGCCGCAGGAAAGTTTTGCACACAAAGGGAAGTGCGAGCTTGCTTTTTGCTGGATCAGGGTAATTCCAAGCTTGGTGAAACGTCTGTGTTCCAGCCCGAGCAAATCTTCCAAAGATGCCACGACAAACCCAGTAAAGAGCAGGCAAGGCTTTTTGGGCTGCATACGCTGCTACCTGCCTAAACTTCATGTAAACTCCCAGAGCTTCGGTCTTGAACATCTCCTCCTGGCTGGTTTCCTCTGTTGTGGAAAGGCAAACAGTTTCTGTGAGGCCCCGTTCTTCCTGGGTTGTGCTCAGCATCATCCAGGGCCATGTACTGCCTTGTTCTGCCTGGCACATCGAGCTCATGGGTAGGGTGAGAAATCTCAGTGCCATATTGGTCTTCCTTGAGCAAGAGGGACTTGCACACCTGAGAGGATACAGTTTAAGGAAAGACAGCAaaaggaggctggagaggatCCATCGTGGCCCAGAGGGGTGAGGAAACTCTAGGAAGAGAAGCATGGAACTGAAGAAGAGCCAGGAATGCACAGTAGCATGGGAAagctggagccctgcaggaacagccctTTCTCTCCCTATTTCAGTACAGGGCAAGGTGCCCTGATCTTGGGATATGCTAAGCACCCACGGGTCTCCTGAGATCAAAAAGCAGTGACAGTTCTTGAGATATTGTAAAATCAGTCCCAGATCTTCAGTTAGACTCTTGCAAGAAGTGAGGTAGGGGGAGGATTGCCTTGGATTAATGAAAGTGTGGCAGTCAAGGTTTGCCTACATTCACTGAACTGACAGGATAATAAAATGTCAATGAGCCTTTCTGTTTTCCCAAAAGCGCCTCGAAGAGTGTTTGATCCGtttccatgtttttattttgtggtgACTCCTTGTGTTCAAGCAGGCACCACCTCCTTGTGGTGCATGGTAATTGGTTGGATCCTCTAGGCTttactgcattaaaaataataattctatctacattcttcacatctctTTGATAGGCAAAGATTTTATAATCCTGGCTTCTAATACACTGTGATATTGTTTTCACTTCTGCTCGACATTTCTGGCTTAATTTAGTTGTGCTTAAGTTGGCAACTGCCCTCAAGCCTCTGTAGCTCAACATTCTTCCCAAACAGGGCTATGTATCTGAGAGtgatttaaatttaaaacatcaGTAATAACAAGAGGAAAACCTGGCCCTTCATTCAGTGTTGGAACAGACTTCTGCTTGTGGAAAGGCTCTTCTGATAAAATTATAGAGCCTCCAAGGGCAATGTTCTAGCCTTAGCCACTGCCATCAGCCGTgttgtgtaatgtaaacaagTATTTTGTGAATGGGTGATGAGTTCTGGCCACCCTACTAATGTCACTGTTTATCCTCATGATAAAATGTTTATGTTCTGTGCACTCTTTGCTGTTGCCCATCATTAATTCTGGGATATTATTCATCAGTAATCATCATTCATTGCTTCCCTGTCTTACCAAGAAGATGCTTTTTTCCTGactcatttgttttcttcccattGTGCTCACTGGTTTCTTACTCATTTGTGTAG
It contains:
- the HTR1B gene encoding 5-hydroxytryptamine receptor 1B — protein: MEPAGPCRAQLVPANGSYQNCSAEEVIYQDATPLSGKIVLAVVLALLTLATVLSNAFVIATVYQTRKLHTPANYLIASLAVTDLLVSILVMPISTVYTVTGKWKLGQIVCDIWLSSDITCCTASILHLCVIALDRYWAITDAVEYSTKRTPKRAAGMIALVWIFSICISMPPLFWRQAKAEEVSHCVVNTDHVLYTVYSTVGAFYFPTLLLIALYGRIYVEARSRILKQTPKKAGKRLTRAQLITDSPGSTSSVTSINSKAPEGSSETGSPVYMNQVKVKVSDALLEKKKLTAARERKATKTLGIILGAFIVCWLPFFIISLVLPICKDACWFHMAIFDFFTWLGYLNSLINPVIYTMSNEDFKQAFHKLIRFRCTG